The following proteins come from a genomic window of Kitasatospora sp. NBC_01246:
- a CDS encoding cysteine desulfurase family protein, which translates to MPYLDHAATTPMLPEAIAAMTAHLGVVGNASSLHASGRRARRVVEESRESLAESLGARPSEIVLTGGGTESDNLAVKGLYWARRGADPARTRVLCSPVEHHAVLDAVHWLSEHEGARVDYLPVDGYGRVHPAALREAIERDPASVALVTVMWANNEVGTIQPVTELAAVAAEFGIPMHADAVQALGQVPVSFAESGLTALTVTGHKVGGPYGVGALLLSRGATPVPLLHGGGQERDVRSGTLDAPATAGFAAAAALAVERRDEHAAVLGALRDELVASVLAGVPDAVLNGDPTTQGRLPANAHFSFPGCEGDALLMLLDAQGIECSTGSACSAGVPQPSHVLLAMGVDPLLARASLRFSLGHTSTREDVTALAGAIAPVVQRARNAGLAAAARAR; encoded by the coding sequence ATGCCATACCTGGACCATGCGGCGACCACGCCGATGCTGCCCGAGGCGATCGCCGCGATGACCGCGCACCTGGGGGTCGTCGGCAACGCCTCCTCCCTGCACGCGTCCGGCCGCCGGGCCCGCCGCGTGGTCGAGGAGTCCCGCGAGTCGCTGGCGGAGTCGCTCGGCGCCCGCCCCAGCGAGATCGTCCTCACCGGCGGCGGCACCGAGTCCGACAACCTGGCCGTCAAGGGCCTGTACTGGGCCCGGCGGGGGGCCGACCCGGCCCGGACCCGGGTGCTGTGCAGCCCGGTCGAGCACCACGCGGTGCTGGACGCGGTGCACTGGCTCTCCGAGCACGAGGGCGCCCGGGTCGACTACCTTCCGGTGGACGGCTACGGCCGGGTCCACCCGGCGGCGTTGCGCGAGGCGATCGAGCGGGACCCGGCCTCCGTCGCGCTGGTCACCGTGATGTGGGCCAACAACGAGGTCGGCACCATCCAACCGGTCACCGAACTCGCCGCGGTCGCCGCCGAGTTCGGCATTCCGATGCACGCCGACGCGGTCCAGGCGCTCGGTCAGGTGCCGGTCTCCTTCGCGGAGTCCGGGCTGACCGCACTCACCGTCACCGGCCACAAGGTCGGCGGTCCGTACGGCGTCGGCGCCCTGCTGCTGTCGCGCGGGGCCACGCCCGTCCCGCTGCTGCACGGCGGCGGCCAGGAGCGGGACGTCCGCTCCGGCACGCTGGACGCGCCGGCCACCGCGGGCTTCGCGGCCGCCGCCGCGCTCGCCGTCGAGCGGCGGGACGAGCACGCGGCGGTGCTCGGCGCGCTGCGCGACGAACTGGTCGCCTCGGTCCTGGCCGGCGTCCCGGACGCGGTCCTCAACGGCGACCCGACGACGCAGGGGCGGCTGCCCGCCAACGCGCACTTCTCCTTCCCCGGCTGCGAGGGCGACGCGCTGCTGATGCTGCTCGACGCCCAGGGCATCGAGTGCTCGACCGGCTCGGCCTGCTCGGCGGGGGTGCCGCAGCCCAGCCACGTCCTGCTGGCGATGGGCGTGGACCCGCTGCTGGCCCGCGCCTCACTGCGGTTCTCGCTCGGCCACACCTCCACCCGGGAGGACGTCACCGCGCTCGCCGGAGCCATCGCCCCGGTCGTCCAGCGGGCCCGCAACGCGGGGCTGGCGGCGGCCGCGCGCGCCCGGTAA